The following coding sequences lie in one Mycobacterium sp. Z3061 genomic window:
- a CDS encoding cytochrome bc complex cytochrome b subunit: MSPKIDAGAVLARQADEIDTRYHPSAALRRQLNKVFPTHWSFLLGEIALYSFIVLLLTGVYLTLFFDPSMSEVTYNGVYQPLRGVEMSRAYETALNISFEVRGGLFVRQVHHWAALMFAASIMVHMARVFFTGAFRRPREANWVVGSLLLILAMFEGFFGYSLPDDLLSGTGLRAALSSITLGIPVIGTWLHWGLFGGDFPGNILIPRLYAIHILVFPGIMLALIGVHLALVWFQKHTQFPGPRRTEHNVVGVRVMPVFAVKSGAFFAAIVGVLGLMGGLLQINPIWNLGPYKPSQVAAGSQPDFYMMWTDGLVRLWPAWELYIGHYTVPAAVAVAVLMGVMLGGLVAYPFLEKRFTGDNAHHNLLQRPRDVPVRTSIGAMAIAFYIVLTFSSFNDIIAYQFHISLNAMTWIGRIGMVVLPPFVYFISYRWCISLQRSDRAVLEHGVETGIIRRLPHGAYVELHQPLGAVDEHGHPLPLEYQGTPVPKRMNKLGLGGRPGSGSFLFADPPAEAAALREAAHAGEQRALTALRERSNGVEGNGHHHNGDGQPNGQKAITPAGDG, encoded by the coding sequence ATGAGTCCGAAAATCGATGCCGGCGCGGTGCTCGCCCGTCAGGCCGACGAGATCGACACCCGCTACCACCCGTCCGCGGCGCTCCGGCGCCAGCTGAACAAGGTCTTCCCGACGCACTGGTCGTTTCTGCTCGGCGAGATCGCCCTGTACAGCTTCATCGTCCTGCTGTTGACCGGTGTCTACCTGACGCTCTTCTTCGACCCGTCGATGAGCGAGGTCACCTACAACGGCGTCTACCAGCCGCTGCGCGGCGTGGAGATGTCGCGGGCCTACGAAACCGCGCTGAACATCTCCTTCGAGGTACGGGGCGGGCTGTTCGTGCGCCAGGTCCACCACTGGGCCGCGCTGATGTTCGCCGCCTCGATCATGGTGCACATGGCACGCGTCTTCTTCACCGGCGCGTTCCGTCGGCCCCGGGAGGCCAACTGGGTGGTCGGGTCGCTGCTGTTGATCCTGGCCATGTTCGAGGGTTTCTTCGGCTACTCACTTCCCGACGACCTGCTCTCGGGTACCGGCCTGCGGGCGGCGTTGTCGTCAATCACGTTGGGAATTCCGGTGATCGGCACCTGGCTGCACTGGGGGCTGTTCGGCGGAGACTTCCCGGGCAACATCCTGATTCCGCGGCTGTACGCCATCCACATCCTGGTCTTCCCCGGCATCATGCTGGCGCTGATCGGTGTGCACCTGGCGCTCGTGTGGTTCCAGAAGCACACCCAGTTCCCCGGGCCCCGCCGCACCGAGCACAACGTGGTCGGCGTGCGGGTCATGCCGGTTTTCGCGGTGAAGTCGGGCGCCTTCTTCGCCGCCATCGTCGGAGTGCTGGGCTTGATGGGCGGCCTGCTGCAGATCAACCCGATCTGGAACCTGGGTCCCTACAAGCCATCTCAGGTTGCAGCCGGCTCGCAGCCCGACTTCTACATGATGTGGACCGACGGGCTGGTAAGGCTCTGGCCGGCCTGGGAGTTGTACATCGGGCACTACACCGTTCCGGCCGCCGTCGCCGTCGCCGTCCTGATGGGAGTCATGCTTGGCGGGCTGGTGGCGTATCCGTTCCTGGAGAAGCGCTTCACCGGTGACAACGCTCACCACAACCTGCTGCAGCGTCCCCGCGACGTCCCGGTGCGTACCTCGATCGGGGCGATGGCGATCGCGTTCTACATCGTGCTGACGTTCTCGTCGTTCAACGACATCATCGCCTACCAGTTCCACATCTCGTTGAACGCGATGACGTGGATCGGCCGGATCGGGATGGTGGTGCTGCCGCCGTTTGTCTACTTCATCAGCTACCGCTGGTGCATCAGCCTGCAGCGCAGTGACCGTGCCGTGCTCGAGCACGGTGTCGAGACCGGCATCATCAGACGCCTGCCGCACGGCGCCTACGTCGAATTGCACCAGCCCTTGGGCGCTGTCGACGAACACGGCCACCCGCTGCCGCTGGAATATCAGGGCACGCCGGTTCCCAAGCGGATGAACAAACTCGGCCTGGGCGGACGCCCCGGGTCGGGCAGCTTCCTGTTCGCCGATCCGCCCGCCGAGGCGGCGGCACTGCGCGAGGCGGCCCATGCCGGCGAGCAGCGGGCGCTGACCGCACTACGCGAACGCAGCAACGGCGTCGAGGGCAACGGTCATCATCACAACGGCGATGGCCAGCCCAACGGGCAGAAGGCGATTACGCCGGCAGGCGACGGTTGA
- a CDS encoding NfeD family protein, producing MPAALIWLIAALVLAGAEALTGDMFLLMLGGGALAAAGASWLTDWPVWADGLVFLIVSVLLLSVVRPELRRRLTPAKAPAMGIKALEGRNALVLDRVARDEGQVKLDGQVWTARPLNDGDVYEPGQSVTVVKIDGATAVVFQSL from the coding sequence ATGCCCGCCGCGCTGATCTGGTTGATCGCCGCGCTGGTGCTCGCCGGCGCCGAGGCTCTCACCGGAGACATGTTTCTGCTGATGCTGGGCGGTGGCGCGCTGGCCGCGGCCGGTGCCAGCTGGCTCACCGACTGGCCGGTCTGGGCCGACGGACTGGTGTTCCTCATCGTCTCGGTGTTGCTGCTGTCGGTGGTGCGGCCCGAGCTCAGGCGGCGGCTGACGCCGGCCAAGGCTCCGGCCATGGGCATCAAAGCGCTCGAGGGCAGGAACGCGTTGGTGCTTGACCGGGTGGCCCGCGACGAGGGTCAGGTGAAGCTGGACGGTCAGGTGTGGACGGCGCGCCCGCTCAATGACGGGGACGTCTACGAACCCGGGCAGTCGGTCACCGTCGTCAAGATCGACGGTGCCACCGCGGTGGTGTTTCAGAGTTTGTAG
- a CDS encoding nitroreductase family deazaflavin-dependent oxidoreductase, which produces MTSHALARAGARLLRSRRLVRAPIWIYRARAGALFGSRTLMLEHTGRKSGRPRYVVLEVVDRPGPDSYVVPSGFGRKAQWFRNIEANPRVRIYVGSHAPAPATARVLGQQDVDRVLASYRERHPRAWGEFKHVLEETLGAPITDAGAPLPMVELRRD; this is translated from the coding sequence ATGACATCTCACGCGTTAGCCCGGGCCGGGGCACGGCTGTTGCGCTCCCGCCGCCTGGTGCGCGCACCGATCTGGATCTACCGGGCACGCGCCGGGGCGCTCTTCGGATCCCGCACGCTGATGCTCGAGCACACCGGCCGCAAGTCGGGCCGGCCCCGCTACGTCGTGTTGGAAGTGGTCGACCGTCCCGGCCCCGACAGCTATGTCGTCCCGTCAGGGTTTGGCCGAAAAGCTCAGTGGTTCCGCAACATTGAGGCCAACCCGCGGGTACGGATCTACGTAGGCAGCCACGCACCGGCGCCCGCCACCGCACGGGTGCTCGGCCAGCAGGACGTCGATCGGGTGTTGGCGAGCTACCGCGAGCGCCATCCGCGCGCGTGGGGGGAGTTCAAGCACGTGCTCGAGGAGACCCTCGGCGCGCCGATTACCGACGCCGGCGCCCCCCTGCCGATGGTCGAGCTGCGGCGGGACTAA
- the fabG1 gene encoding 3-oxoacyl-ACP reductase FabG1 yields MTDTATDTTSEAATEGGKPPFVSRSVLVTGGNRGIGLAIAQRLAADGHKVAVTHRGSGAPEGLFAVECDVTDNDAVDRAFKEIEEHQGPVEVLVSNAGVSADAFLIRMTEERFEKVIDANLTGAFRVTQRAARSMQRKKFGRLIYIGSVSGSWGIGNQANYAASKAGVIGMARSIARELSKVNVTANVVAPGYIDTDMTRALDERIQEGALQFIPAKRVGTAAEVAGVVSFLASEDASYISGAVIPVDGGMGMGH; encoded by the coding sequence GTGACTGACACGGCCACCGACACCACGAGCGAGGCCGCCACCGAGGGCGGCAAACCCCCATTCGTCTCCCGATCGGTGCTGGTCACCGGCGGAAACCGGGGGATCGGGCTGGCAATCGCGCAGCGGCTGGCCGCCGACGGCCACAAGGTCGCCGTCACCCACCGCGGATCCGGCGCGCCCGAGGGGCTGTTCGCCGTCGAGTGTGACGTCACCGACAACGACGCCGTCGACCGCGCCTTCAAAGAGATCGAGGAGCACCAGGGTCCGGTGGAGGTGCTGGTGTCCAACGCCGGCGTCTCCGCGGACGCGTTCCTGATCCGGATGACCGAGGAGCGGTTCGAGAAGGTCATCGACGCGAACCTCACCGGGGCGTTCCGGGTGACTCAGCGGGCCGCGCGCAGCATGCAGCGAAAGAAGTTCGGCCGGTTGATCTACATCGGTTCGGTCTCCGGCAGCTGGGGCATCGGCAACCAGGCCAACTACGCGGCTTCCAAGGCCGGCGTGATCGGCATGGCACGTTCGATCGCCCGTGAGCTGTCCAAGGTCAACGTGACCGCCAATGTGGTCGCCCCCGGTTACATCGACACCGACATGACGCGAGCCCTGGATGAGCGCATCCAGGAGGGGGCGTTGCAGTTCATCCCGGCCAAGCGCGTCGGCACCGCTGCCGAAGTCGCCGGGGTGGTCAGCTTCCTGGCGTCGGAGGACGCCAGTTACATCTCCGGCGCCGTCATCCCGGTAGACGGCGGCATGGGCATGGGCCACTGA
- a CDS encoding TetR/AcrR family transcriptional regulator, with protein MTPGRGPQAADTGEDARVVRTRADVARTAFDVLVREGADALTHAHVAERAGYSKTTLYKHWPTRFDLAAIALEALGEVEHHQPTGDLRTDLIGELTTFRQAVLDHRLDQVLSAMAQWATDDMMREVRNQINTDGQRTIRGILQDAFDGAELEAAISMLSGVVACPSLMFGTLPDDEVIEAAVDIVLRGARP; from the coding sequence ATGACACCTGGCCGCGGTCCGCAGGCCGCTGACACCGGGGAGGACGCCCGGGTCGTCCGAACTCGCGCCGACGTTGCGCGGACCGCCTTCGACGTGCTGGTCCGGGAGGGGGCCGACGCGCTCACGCACGCTCACGTCGCCGAGCGGGCCGGTTACTCCAAGACCACCCTGTACAAGCACTGGCCCACCCGGTTCGACCTCGCCGCGATCGCGTTGGAGGCGCTCGGTGAGGTGGAGCATCACCAGCCCACCGGCGACCTCCGCACCGACCTGATCGGCGAGCTCACCACATTCCGGCAGGCCGTGCTCGACCATCGACTCGATCAGGTGCTGTCAGCGATGGCCCAGTGGGCGACCGACGACATGATGAGAGAGGTCCGCAACCAGATCAACACCGACGGTCAGCGCACCATCCGGGGCATCTTGCAGGACGCTTTCGACGGCGCCGAACTGGAAGCGGCGATCTCGATGTTGTCCGGTGTGGTCGCATGCCCGTCGCTGATGTTCGGCACACTGCCCGACGACGAAGTCATCGAGGCGGCGGTCGACATTGTCCTGCGCGGCGCCCGGCCCTGA
- a CDS encoding DoxX family protein has protein sequence MSTLSSPKTYAALATFHAVDAVACAVQVPPIKKVLDTVEVPENVRPVLPVVKAAAAVGLASVTRFPGLARLTTAMLTVYFVLAVGAHVRVRDKVTNALPAVLFLALFAAMTAKGPENS, from the coding sequence ATGAGCACCCTGAGTTCACCGAAAACCTATGCCGCGCTGGCAACTTTTCATGCCGTAGACGCGGTGGCGTGCGCCGTGCAGGTGCCCCCGATCAAGAAGGTGCTGGACACCGTGGAGGTTCCGGAGAACGTCCGCCCTGTCCTGCCGGTGGTCAAGGCCGCCGCCGCGGTGGGGCTGGCGTCGGTCACCCGGTTTCCGGGCCTGGCCAGGCTGACCACGGCGATGCTCACCGTCTATTTCGTGCTGGCTGTGGGTGCCCACGTCCGCGTGCGGGACAAGGTGACCAATGCTCTTCCGGCGGTGTTGTTCCTGGCCCTGTTCGCCGCGATGACGGCCAAGGGGCCCGAGAATAGTTAG
- a CDS encoding response regulator transcription factor, with amino-acid sequence MTDSRSATDQFSVGTPRVLVVEDSETIREMVSEALADAGYHTDTRCDGTGLEETLAGLRPDLVVLDVMLPGRDGFELIDVVREYGEVGIVLITARDGLPDRLRGLDGGADDYVVKPFELAELVSRVGAVLRRRGRLPKVVQFGDVILDVDAGVAARDGHPLDLTATELRLLEFLVEQRGRIVSAHQILNAVWGYDAYDANLVQVHVSSLRRKLETHGPRILQTVRGIGYRLQSQRS; translated from the coding sequence ATGACGGACAGCCGGTCGGCGACGGACCAGTTCAGTGTCGGCACTCCGCGTGTGCTGGTGGTCGAGGACTCCGAAACTATTCGTGAGATGGTCAGCGAGGCATTGGCCGATGCCGGATATCACACCGACACCCGTTGCGATGGAACAGGATTGGAAGAGACGCTGGCGGGTCTGCGGCCCGATCTGGTGGTGCTCGACGTGATGCTGCCGGGCCGGGACGGGTTCGAACTCATCGATGTGGTCCGCGAATACGGTGAGGTCGGGATCGTGTTGATCACCGCGCGTGACGGGCTGCCGGACCGGTTGCGCGGCCTCGACGGCGGCGCCGACGACTACGTGGTCAAACCCTTCGAACTCGCCGAACTGGTATCGCGGGTCGGCGCTGTGCTGCGGCGGCGGGGACGCCTGCCCAAAGTGGTGCAGTTCGGCGACGTGATCCTCGACGTCGACGCCGGGGTGGCGGCGCGCGACGGGCACCCCCTGGACCTGACCGCCACCGAATTGCGGTTGCTGGAATTCCTGGTCGAACAGCGCGGCCGGATCGTCAGCGCCCACCAGATCCTGAACGCGGTCTGGGGTTACGACGCCTACGACGCGAACCTGGTGCAGGTGCACGTCAGCAGCCTGCGGCGCAAACTCGAAACGCACGGACCCCGGATTCTGCAGACCGTGCGCGGCATCGGGTACCGCCTGCAGTCGCAGCGATCATGA
- a CDS encoding HAMP domain-containing sensor histidine kinase: MTTDPTTATPSLQRRVVLLVVALLAALLAVLGVTIDFTLGMQAQRSLHDRLLAATSRADALVAANTPPDLLAAQLNGGTVRALVVLSDGAKYGDPGISPDIKAGSVVPPPGPPPPPGPMPMPPSGPVLLPPPPPPGPPPDGTAMVVVHPLPDGARLILVADTTQTTQVTRQLRQLMIGAGLVTLLVAALLLIAVSKAALRPLDRLTTLARDIATGDRGRRLRPSRVDTELGRAASAFDEMLDALEDSELRARQAAETAQRAEAATRQFLVDAAHELRTPIAGMQAAAEQLAAHESDSAASAQYRRASLLQSDARRAGRLVADMLDLSRIDAGLPLDVQDTDLAAIAEAEAQRAAMLAPQLSVVRTGLPQLSVRADPTRVAQILSNLLDNARRHTPADGVITVDVTADAAAAQVTVTDTGPGIPDDERYRVFERLVRLDAARARDHGGAGLGLSIARALARAHGGDLVCLPHDGGAQFRLSLPLG; encoded by the coding sequence ATGACCACCGACCCGACGACCGCCACCCCGTCACTGCAGCGCCGGGTGGTGCTGCTGGTGGTGGCGCTGCTCGCCGCCCTGTTGGCGGTGCTCGGCGTGACCATCGACTTCACCCTGGGCATGCAGGCCCAACGCAGTCTGCACGACCGCCTGCTTGCCGCCACGTCGCGGGCCGACGCCCTGGTCGCCGCTAATACGCCGCCGGATCTGCTGGCCGCTCAGCTCAACGGCGGCACCGTGCGGGCGTTGGTGGTGCTCTCCGACGGCGCGAAATATGGCGACCCGGGCATCAGCCCCGACATCAAAGCGGGATCGGTGGTACCGCCACCCGGCCCACCGCCGCCACCCGGCCCGATGCCGATGCCGCCGTCAGGTCCGGTGCTGCTGCCTCCGCCACCGCCGCCGGGACCCCCGCCTGACGGCACGGCCATGGTGGTGGTGCATCCGTTGCCCGACGGCGCCCGGCTGATCCTGGTCGCGGACACCACTCAGACCACCCAGGTGACCCGGCAGCTGCGGCAGCTGATGATCGGCGCCGGACTGGTGACGCTGCTGGTGGCGGCACTGCTGCTGATCGCCGTCAGCAAGGCGGCCCTGCGGCCCTTGGACCGGTTGACGACCCTGGCCAGGGACATCGCCACCGGCGATCGAGGCCGACGGCTGCGTCCGTCCCGGGTCGACACCGAGTTGGGCCGGGCCGCTAGCGCTTTCGACGAAATGTTGGATGCCCTGGAGGATTCGGAGCTGCGGGCCCGGCAGGCTGCCGAGACCGCGCAGCGGGCCGAAGCCGCGACCCGTCAGTTTCTGGTCGATGCCGCGCACGAGTTGCGCACCCCGATCGCGGGAATGCAGGCGGCCGCAGAACAGCTGGCCGCCCACGAGAGCGACTCGGCGGCGAGTGCGCAGTACCGGCGGGCCAGCCTGTTGCAGTCCGATGCCCGGCGGGCGGGACGGCTGGTCGCCGACATGCTGGACCTGAGTCGCATCGACGCGGGGCTGCCGCTCGACGTCCAGGACACCGACCTGGCGGCCATCGCCGAGGCCGAGGCGCAGCGCGCCGCGATGCTGGCTCCGCAGCTTTCCGTCGTGCGGACCGGCCTGCCGCAGCTGAGTGTCCGGGCGGATCCCACGCGCGTCGCGCAAATCCTGTCCAACCTGCTGGACAACGCCCGCCGGCACACTCCGGCCGACGGCGTCATCACCGTCGACGTGACCGCGGACGCCGCGGCGGCGCAGGTGACTGTCACCGACACCGGACCGGGCATCCCCGACGACGAGCGTTACCGTGTTTTCGAGCGGTTGGTGCGCCTGGACGCCGCACGTGCCCGCGACCATGGCGGGGCCGGGCTGGGACTCTCGATCGCGCGCGCCCTGGCCCGCGCGCACGGCGGTGACCTGGTGTGCCTGCCGCACGACGGAGGCGCGCAGTTCAGGCTGAGCCTGCCGTTGGGCTGA
- a CDS encoding SPFH domain-containing protein — MEGAVAGLVLLAVLVIFAIIVVAKSVALIPQAEAAVIERLGRYSRTVSGQLTLLVPFIDRVRARVDLRERVVSFPPQPVITEDNLTLNIDTVVYFQVTVPQAAVYEISNYIVGVEQLTTTTLRNVVGGMTLEQTLTSRDQINAQLRGVLDEATGRWGLRVARVELRSIDPPPSIQASMEKQMKADREKRAMILTAEGTRQAAIMQAEGQKASQILAAEGAKQAAILSAEADRQSRVLRAQGERAAAYLRAQGQAKAIEKTFAAIKAGRPTPEMLAYQYLQTLPEMARGDANKVWVVPSDFNAALQGFTRLLGKPGEDGVFRFEPSPVDDQPRHAADADDAEVADWFSTETDPTVAQAVAKAEAIANKPVDRPLGAPPELRQ; from the coding sequence GTGGAAGGTGCGGTAGCTGGTCTGGTGTTGCTGGCCGTTCTGGTGATCTTCGCGATCATCGTGGTGGCCAAGTCGGTTGCGTTGATTCCGCAGGCCGAGGCCGCGGTCATCGAGCGGTTGGGCCGCTACAGCCGTACGGTCAGCGGTCAGCTGACCCTGTTGGTGCCGTTTATCGACCGGGTGCGGGCCCGGGTGGACCTGCGCGAGCGCGTTGTCTCGTTCCCGCCGCAGCCCGTCATCACCGAGGACAACCTGACCCTCAACATCGATACCGTCGTCTACTTCCAGGTCACCGTGCCGCAGGCGGCGGTCTACGAGATCAGCAACTACATCGTCGGCGTCGAGCAGCTGACCACCACCACGCTGCGCAACGTCGTCGGCGGCATGACCCTCGAGCAGACCCTGACCTCCCGCGACCAGATCAACGCACAGCTGCGCGGCGTGCTCGACGAGGCGACCGGCCGGTGGGGTCTGCGTGTCGCTCGGGTGGAGTTGCGCAGCATCGACCCGCCGCCGTCGATTCAGGCGTCCATGGAGAAGCAGATGAAGGCCGACCGCGAAAAGCGCGCCATGATCCTGACGGCCGAAGGCACCCGGCAGGCGGCCATCATGCAGGCGGAGGGGCAGAAAGCGTCCCAGATCCTGGCCGCTGAGGGTGCCAAGCAGGCGGCGATCCTGTCCGCCGAAGCCGATCGGCAGTCCCGGGTGCTGCGCGCCCAGGGTGAGCGCGCCGCGGCCTATCTGCGGGCGCAGGGGCAGGCCAAGGCCATCGAGAAGACCTTCGCCGCGATCAAAGCCGGCCGGCCCACGCCCGAGATGCTGGCCTACCAGTACCTGCAGACGCTGCCGGAGATGGCGCGCGGGGACGCCAACAAGGTGTGGGTGGTACCCAGCGATTTCAACGCGGCGCTGCAGGGCTTCACCCGTCTGCTCGGCAAGCCCGGTGAAGATGGTGTCTTCCGGTTCGAGCCGTCCCCGGTCGACGATCAGCCCAGGCACGCCGCCGACGCCGACGACGCCGAGGTCGCGGACTGGTTCTCCACCGAGACCGACCCGACGGTCGCACAGGCGGTGGCAAAGGCGGAGGCGATCGCCAACAAGCCGGTGGATCGCCCGCTGGGCGCGCCCCCGGAGTTGCGTCAATAG
- the inhA gene encoding NADH-dependent enoyl-ACP reductase InhA has product MAGLLEGKRILVSGIITDSSIAFHIAKVAQEQGASLVLTGFDRLRLIQRICDRLPEKAPLIELDVQNQEHLDSLAGRVTEVIGEGNKLDGVVHSIGFMPQSGMGINPFFDAPYEDVSKGIHISAYSYASLAKALLPIMNPGGGIVGMDFDPTRAMPAYNWMTVAKSALESVNRFVAREAGKYGVRSNLVAAGPIRTLAMAAIVGGALGDEAGAQIQLLEEGWDQRAPIGWNMKDPTPVAKTVCALLSEWLPATTGDIIYADGGAHTQLL; this is encoded by the coding sequence ATGGCAGGACTGCTCGAAGGCAAACGGATCCTGGTGTCCGGGATCATCACCGACTCATCGATCGCGTTCCACATCGCCAAAGTCGCTCAGGAACAGGGCGCTTCCCTGGTATTGACGGGATTCGACCGGCTGCGGCTGATCCAGCGGATCTGCGACCGGCTCCCGGAGAAGGCCCCGCTGATCGAACTCGACGTGCAGAATCAGGAGCACCTCGACAGCCTGGCCGGCCGGGTGACCGAGGTCATCGGCGAGGGCAACAAGCTCGACGGCGTCGTGCACTCGATCGGATTCATGCCGCAGAGCGGGATGGGCATCAACCCGTTCTTCGACGCGCCCTACGAGGACGTGTCCAAGGGCATCCACATCTCGGCGTACTCCTACGCCTCGTTGGCAAAAGCGTTGCTGCCGATCATGAACCCCGGCGGCGGCATCGTCGGCATGGACTTCGACCCCACCCGCGCGATGCCGGCCTACAACTGGATGACGGTCGCCAAGAGTGCGCTGGAGTCGGTCAACCGGTTCGTCGCGCGTGAGGCCGGCAAGTACGGTGTGCGCTCGAACCTGGTTGCCGCAGGCCCGATCCGGACGCTGGCGATGGCCGCGATCGTCGGTGGAGCACTGGGCGACGAGGCGGGTGCCCAGATCCAGTTGCTCGAGGAGGGCTGGGACCAGCGCGCACCGATAGGTTGGAACATGAAGGACCCGACTCCGGTCGCCAAGACGGTGTGCGCGCTGCTGTCCGAGTGGCTGCCGGCAACCACCGGTGACATCATCTACGCCGACGGTGGCGCCCACACCCAATTGCTCTGA
- a CDS encoding TVP38/TMEM64 family protein yields MTTAAISKTTDTVRGIALALISAARQASVPRLIATVVGITVLVAVALLVPLPTAMEMRDWARSLGPWFPLVFWLVHTVVTVPPFPRTAFTLAAGLLFGPVIGVAIAVTASTASAVLATLLIRATGWRLNRLVRSRTIGRLDQRLRERGWLAILSLRFIPFVPFSAINYAAGASAVRVMPYTWSTVAGLLPGTAAVVILGNAFAGDANPLLVLVSVCTGALGLCGLGYEIHQYRQHHRHSTQAADVSEPEHEPAVTP; encoded by the coding sequence GTGACGACCGCCGCGATCAGCAAAACCACCGATACGGTGCGCGGCATCGCCCTCGCTCTGATCTCGGCGGCGCGTCAGGCATCGGTGCCGCGACTTATCGCAACCGTGGTGGGAATCACAGTCCTGGTGGCGGTGGCGCTGCTGGTCCCACTGCCTACGGCGATGGAAATGCGCGACTGGGCCCGCTCACTGGGACCGTGGTTCCCGCTGGTGTTCTGGCTGGTGCATACGGTCGTCACCGTGCCCCCCTTCCCCCGCACCGCGTTCACCCTGGCTGCCGGCCTGCTGTTCGGACCGGTGATCGGCGTGGCCATCGCGGTGACGGCCAGCACCGCCAGCGCCGTTCTGGCGACACTGCTCATCCGCGCGACCGGCTGGCGGCTCAACCGCCTGGTGCGCAGCCGCACGATCGGGCGCCTTGATCAGCGACTGCGCGAGCGAGGCTGGCTGGCCATCCTGTCGCTACGGTTCATTCCTTTCGTGCCGTTCTCGGCGATCAACTACGCCGCCGGCGCCTCGGCCGTGCGGGTGATGCCCTACACGTGGTCGACGGTGGCCGGCCTGTTGCCCGGTACCGCGGCCGTGGTGATCCTGGGCAACGCGTTCGCCGGGGATGCCAACCCGCTGCTGGTGCTGGTGTCGGTGTGCACCGGGGCGCTCGGGTTGTGCGGGCTGGGCTACGAGATCCACCAGTACCGGCAACACCACCGGCACAGCACCCAGGCGGCAGATGTCTCCGAGCCGGAGCACGAACCGGCGGTCACGCCCTGA
- a CDS encoding S1 family peptidase — protein MSQAQFLRTLALLAGALVSLVVASWPLLARGQSRVYSWRLSFVALLSAAAFVAAIFVPGVRKPTAQPLVELPPLPTIGPGTAVAVTFADGTGGMACTAGFLVRSAGGETGLLTAGHCNKPGEASRVSMNAGGGPYQSVGTFTQTVSEGTRGEAHDMGLITLDSDTVPRTASIAGSMPVARVAGDVQVGEQLCKFGMKTGRVECGQVTEVTESKVVFLAASQCGDSGGPVYLIQPDGAAAVGIHIRGGRANDPNPGCSRPATFSVAELVRPWLDQWGLTVVTD, from the coding sequence ATGTCACAGGCGCAGTTCCTGCGCACGCTCGCGCTGCTGGCCGGGGCGTTGGTGTCGCTGGTGGTGGCGTCCTGGCCGTTGCTGGCGCGCGGACAGTCACGCGTCTACAGCTGGCGATTGTCGTTCGTCGCGCTGTTGAGCGCGGCAGCGTTCGTGGCCGCCATCTTCGTGCCCGGTGTCAGGAAGCCCACCGCGCAGCCCCTCGTCGAACTGCCGCCTCTGCCCACGATCGGCCCCGGGACCGCCGTCGCCGTCACCTTTGCCGACGGCACTGGCGGAATGGCCTGTACCGCAGGGTTTCTGGTGCGCAGCGCCGGCGGCGAGACCGGGTTGCTCACCGCGGGTCACTGCAACAAGCCCGGCGAGGCCAGCCGGGTGAGCATGAATGCCGGTGGCGGTCCGTACCAGAGCGTGGGCACGTTCACCCAGACCGTCAGCGAGGGCACGCGCGGCGAGGCCCACGACATGGGGCTCATCACTCTGGACTCCGACACCGTTCCCCGGACCGCGTCAATCGCGGGGTCGATGCCGGTCGCCCGGGTGGCCGGCGATGTCCAGGTCGGCGAGCAGCTGTGCAAATTCGGGATGAAGACGGGCCGGGTCGAATGCGGTCAGGTCACCGAAGTCACCGAGAGCAAGGTGGTGTTCCTGGCGGCCAGCCAGTGTGGCGACTCCGGCGGGCCCGTCTACCTCATCCAGCCCGACGGCGCGGCGGCGGTGGGAATACACATCCGCGGCGGGCGAGCCAATGACCCCAATCCCGGATGTTCGCGCCCCGCAACGTTTTCCGTCGCCGAACTGGTGCGGCCGTGGCTCGACCAGTGGGGACTGACAGTGGTGACGGACTGA